Proteins encoded by one window of Emticicia oligotrophica DSM 17448:
- a CDS encoding GxxExxY protein, with translation MTKKSINQLAYEVVGCAIEVHKQLGAGLLEGVYESCFCHELQSKGFSIVRQMTVPVIYKNIQVQAELKLDVMVNDSVIVELKAVEQIHPIHEAQLLTYMKLLKKPKGLLINFHTDNITRSIKPFVNEYFSALPD, from the coding sequence ATGACAAAAAAGAGCATAAATCAATTAGCTTATGAAGTTGTTGGCTGTGCTATTGAAGTGCATAAACAATTAGGGGCTGGTTTGTTGGAAGGTGTTTACGAATCTTGTTTTTGTCATGAATTACAAAGTAAGGGCTTTAGTATTGTTCGGCAAATGACTGTGCCTGTAATTTATAAAAACATTCAAGTACAAGCTGAACTAAAACTTGATGTTATGGTAAATGACTCCGTAATTGTCGAACTAAAAGCTGTTGAGCAAATACATCCAATTCACGAGGCACAACTTCTTACTTATATGAAACTACTCAAAAAGCCTAAAGGTTTACTAATAAATTTCCATACAGATAATATTACAAGAAGCATAAAACCCTTCGTAAATGAATATTTTTCAGCATTACCTGATTAA
- a CDS encoding DUF4442 domain-containing protein: MEYNNNLNRTLARLQRLPSFMRSFMRDFAIGRFVKFVGTAGIHFEKMTCQEVAITLPNKNKVQNHIGQIHAAATTLLAETASGMVVGMNIPDDKLPLMKHLSVKFIKRSQGRQRAVATLTEEQIKQIRETDKGEVNVTVKVTDETEEEVVVTEMIWAWILKKKHT; the protein is encoded by the coding sequence ATGGAGTACAACAACAATCTCAATCGTACCTTAGCCAGACTACAAAGACTACCTTCATTTATGCGTAGTTTCATGCGTGACTTCGCCATCGGTCGATTCGTTAAGTTTGTTGGTACAGCAGGCATACATTTCGAGAAAATGACTTGTCAAGAGGTCGCAATAACACTTCCAAATAAAAACAAAGTACAAAATCACATTGGGCAAATTCATGCCGCCGCAACAACACTTTTAGCCGAAACGGCTTCGGGCATGGTGGTTGGCATGAATATTCCCGATGATAAACTTCCACTCATGAAACACCTTTCAGTGAAGTTTATCAAGCGAAGTCAGGGAAGGCAAAGAGCCGTAGCTACACTAACCGAAGAGCAAATAAAGCAAATCAGAGAAACAGACAAAGGCGAAGTGAATGTTACGGTAAAAGTGACAGATGAAACGGAAGAAGAAGTAGTTGTAACGGAGATGATTTGGGCTTGGATTTTGAAGAAAAAACATACATGA